The DNA region AAAGGAGATTGAAGCTACTGTATGTTATCATACCAATGCTGCATTTAATTTggaaactagaaaatgcaatttctgcacAAATTGCGTGGGTTGCTTTGCTGTGCTGGTTGGTATAAGTATAAGTATACGTACTTATAGTACAAGTACAggcaagtacacgtacttgtagttCAAGTCAGTGGCAATTGCTCGAAGACTGCAAGACTGCTCtgcttctgccaaaatgtcaaaaataatgtagaaatgtgcaaaaaaatgtatactTTTGTGTGAAAATGTCATTAACTTTGTTCtgaattagcttcttatcactggttatgatgcggcttgcttttcattcattcccATAGCTTCAGTCCTTTAAACAGTGCGGCCTGCGCTGCTTCTCCagagttgacatgttgtacatTGATCCACGACAGCAAAACAagacgagtcattggctaaaggctaGGTTAATAATCACACCCACTGGACGCTGCGCTTGGGAGATCTATGGGCAGTGTGCGGGACTTGGCTggcttctctgcatgatgattaAATGATCTGTCTTTGgctaaatccttttttttgattgatagcAAATTCAATGATCTTGTCATATTAACATCCAtgggaggcatttttcaattttaattcCATCCTTGAACcggagactttcataatcatctTACTTTAGTAAAAATGACTAGTGAAGAATTGAGCTTgtatttctgttatttttttaaatttttttttttttattatagccGCTTCTGTTTGGACACTTGACATCTAGAACTCTGCTTTCTTTCCCAACCGACCGGCTGGTGCTGCTGAGCCCCTCCACCATCGCAAAGCACTTACAGGTGGACACAATTTTAGGTTCCCCTCATTCCCCTCATCCACCATTAGTACAAGTGTAATCAAGTACTGTACATGTACTTGTGGTTTATTTACATACAAAAACACATACTTGTACTGCAAGTACAGATACTTGTAGTACAAAAACACATAATTTTAGTACAAGCACACATACTTgcagtacaagtacacgcaagtacatgtacttgtgGTTTATGAACATACAAAAACATGTACTTGTAACACAAGTACAAGTACTGTACTTGTAttacaagtacacgcaagtacatgtAGGCTTACTTGTGGTTTAAGTACACACAAAAACGAACACAAACTTGTAATACAAGTACATGTAAGTACACACACCTGTAGTACAAGTAACTGTAATTGAGTAAAGTTCAGTATACTTTCTTGTGTTATAAGTAAATGTACTTTTAGAAAAAGTGCGCGACGAATATGCATATCCTGGTCTTATTTCTCCAACCTTAGTGTATGAAGCCTACAGAGCTATGGCAAACTGGACGAAAACAATGAACTTATCTCGTAATTGGCTGACTGATGGAGAGTAGGAGGGACATCCGTTGTAAAAACAGATTCTAAACAATAACAACTTTTCCGTGATGACGATCGACTTTTAAGATGGGAAAATAACGGTTTAACCATCGAGAACTGTGTGagatgtacaggtagtcccagggtgacaaacgagttccgttcctacgctggcgacataacccgaattttGCGTGAATCGGAATTCACCCtaaaagtacccctaaatacaccataaatctcaaaataactatccttaaaacatgtattatatgtcattgcGATGTCCCcgtcaagacgttggagcttagTCGTAGCTAGGTAGCAAGCTAACTAAGCTGTAATCTTTACCCCCTCTCTCTCTCAATTGGCTGCATGAATTCTTTGTTGTTGaaaatgcgctcttcctcatgtgtgtgcgagcgctcttcttcgtgtgtacatgggCTCTTACTCATGTGCAAAAGTAGTAAAAGTACaacctgctctatgcttcctgcgccaaaataaaagcctgcagcacaaaaCTATGGTCAACATTCTAATCAGATACACATTTCAccaaagggcagaacagtcatattgataaaattaagtaacaaaaagatactgtgaggtacaataaggtactgtttacgtgactaaaaacaaaacaaaaaaacaactagaGATGAAATGGCGAACGACACTCCAGCCTCGTAAAGTGAAAATCATGTATAAGTCAGGTACGTCGCAAccctgggactacctgtatttaaaaaaaaaaaaaacatgtttcttaAATGTCTCTTGAAATAGTAGGGCCCTTTAATTAATAATTGAAAAGCATATTCAATTATTAAACATATACATATTGCTCCTTTAACACATTAAACCCCCAAAATTCACACGTtttcacaagttttttttttttgtttgaaaaaacttttttggtttaattaatgttttgcatttgggccacatttcggctaagacatttgtgtctttattattcaatcaaaaaataagttgcttcaaacaaccaaaaaaatccCTTCAAtcaaggaaagaaaaaaattcaatcatagaaaaaaagtttttgaggctcaaaaatatgcatttgaacacttactttttcattgaaaatgttttgtttgattgaagcaatcctttttgtgtttttgccatATTatgtgggtaggacatttgtgaccaaatcattcaatccccaaaaacagttgcttcaatcaaaaaaaaaaaaaaacatgtttaatcaaagaaaaaaatcattagaaaaataaaattgccctctccaattttttttttctttttagattttatttttatacttgAAAtgggttttttaattgaagtgtcacttttttcaagtgcaaaaaattttgaactaccttttttgattgaagaggaaaaagttttaaaggcactctttttaattgaaattttgacacaaatgttcaCTTCGCACTATTGGTCAAACATCTTTGAGTGACAagtgactacgccaatggcgTAAGCCATAAAAGCATGATGAAGCAAGAATCATGGCCACCACTTGCCGGCCCCATCCGTCGGCTCGAGCCCAAGCTGAAAATAGCGCCTTAGGCAGATGATTTTGAGGCGAGGCAGCGCCTCTATGATCCGAAACCCTACTGCTTAATTTGATTCAACATGGGAAATTTCACCCGCTGGCCTGACGGCTGGCTATCGGGGACCAACCGAAGTGCCGCGACACGCCGGTACGGAGGAGTACAGTCCAGTCGCTTAAGCAACCGGCCTCCGGTGCGGGGGTGTGACATTGGGTTCCCACCAGAGTACCGAGAAGGGGCACCATAGTGTACCGTCGCGGCACTCCGTCAGGCTCTTGGATCATAAAGGCAttctttttgcattcaaacacattatttttttttttttaattaaagggacttctttttaattgaaattatatattttgattgaagtgactttttttttgattgataaagacacaaatctacctccataaatATTAGGTAGAGATGTGCTGATCATTAATATTAGTATGATTTGATTAACTTTTACATTGTCCtagatcagtgcttctcaattattttctgttacgcccccccaaggaagacgtaaatgttccgcgcccccccaaactctgccgccactgtaaatagtatcatttgtctataatattactattataagtacgcctctgcctcacattgtcatttttttctattacagaaaataacagagatcaatttataaagtataactttatcaacattgttttgtttgtaacagaaaagacttaacgcgcatcaatttgcctgaattgaaaaaaaaaaaaaaagtcacatccaaactgtaaaaatacactcaaggtacatttttaacatttgatactgaaaaataaaatcagtaaataataacaaattcaaattgattagaaacattaactcatgaggacaatatgccaaaaaatttgaccgaaaaaacaaaactgaatagaagggggagttgtctttggacaaaaggacagtttttattttcgctgctcacagtaccATCTCCGGTTTGCAatagtgtggggttattttccactgagcatgctaacagtgctcactggtttacttatataacactgacaaagcgggacgattattggcaatattcggcacgttttttgctgaaaaacaaccaagcggcttatcaatgagattggggtctaatgtctttaagtggcgttttggcttccggctgtccgctataatcatttttaggcacagtaaacagtggtctttcctcacctaccactgtattaaatgtcaaagtcaaaaggcaaacggcccgaaaaaagcgcattgtcggcggccgagggagaaccgtaggtgacggcggtcgtcgtgacgatcctaaGCCGAAAATGTCACGTCTCGGGGGGACacatgagaaccggagaagacagtgggtcactGCGTGAGTcctgccggaaaacggctttcgaaaaccgcGCACAGCTCTATATATCTCtcgtctgtgtgctcttgcttacttcaaaaatactgcacgcactttgaaaatgagagcaccactgccacccactgagtggatgcgcaagtacactttattctagtatggcaaaaaaaggaaaaaaaagcatgttccccgaggtcacatgtgccacccctggcatcgctctgcgcccccctgtgggggcgcgccccactatttgagaagtactgtcctAGATAGACCTCAcaccacacgcacacacaaaccaTTTAAAATGTAGACCCAATTCTTAGTTTGCAACCGTAAACAGtgtaaatccagctttaaagaaAGTTAAACACAGGTTAGGGTTACTATAGCCGACCTGTTGAAAGCCTTGTTTGGTCTGCATCATTTACTTCTTCCTCTTCCTCTGAAGCGTCATTATTGTTTAGACTGTCACCGCAACGCTTTGCAGCTGCGGTGGCgttagattttttaaaaccacTGCATAAATGTGATGAAAAACAAGAGATGAATTTCCCTCTGCTTTTCATTCCTCTTGGTAAACTCGAGTTGTCCTTATCGTTTTCTGAAGGCAGCTGATTTTGCTCATCATTCCCGTCATTCATTTGTTGTGTTGAGGTTTCTGATTTTTCCTTTTGGCTCTTGTTCACACTGTCGCCACTTCTGTGGTTTTGACTCTGGCTGTTTCCTGCACCGGAGCCCTTCAGACCTTGTATATCCTTAGCTCGTTTCTCTGTCTCCTGATAGATCTTCCAGAACAGCGTTGTCATTACCGTAACTGGCAAGTAAAATGCAGCTATAGCAGTGCAGAATGTAATAATGGGCTCAGACAGAAACTGAATGAAGCATTCATTATCCGGTACTGTCCGCTCACCAACGATGTACTGCCAGAATAGGATAGCTGGCGCCCAAAGAATAAATGATGTGGACCAGGCTAAACAAATCATGGTCATGGCCCGCTTGGTGGTGCGCTTTGCACGATATGTCAGAGGTCGGGTCACAGAGAAAtacctttaaaaacaaacagaaaacaaTTCAGAAGCAATTTCAGTATccaaaacaacttttttaacaGTCCTGCTACACTTGCTTCTGAGCATTGTTGTTTTTAGCAGCCATTTCAATTTTATTCATAGTCTTTTAGATGATAATACATTTTACTCAAAGTCatgttttagtcatctcaaaatgtgtttgtcttcgtcaaaaaaaaaaaaaaaaaaaaaaaactcgactaatttcgtctagttttagtcgacgtttactaaaaatgttttcgtctgtaaaattaaaaattttactccataaagaaatatataaaaaaagtttccaACTACTGTACTTCgaattttcaaacatttacaaggacaacgccaccttggtgattatacacactcagcaggaaaacagtacattattttcaattaattttaccGACCTGGACCCCATGaactgtagtaaaaaaaaaagttgtcagagAGTTTAAGTGGATGCTggttcgttagcattagcctgtaGCTAACGTGAATGCcatgctaacactacaagttacatttagtgtgtgatgatcactcagcacagacctttaaaatgcctataaaaggataaaaaaaagtcttaaatagcattattatgtgaattagactaatattttgagacgattccactatatacaacaattcggcagagcgcagatgacgagaaattagaattttttaatctgccatttagccacgcctgtcattatagcgctctagcgttccCAGCTgggggatgacgtcggcagggtcacaatttcatctgatttacaattcagcccattgagagggaagattcagaatgaggaaaacatgacacagagcagcaaaatgtcatcattttttTCAATCTTTCTAGTCCAATATTttgacaggatattctttttatcgaagtatattctcccaattgctaaataaatggtatggtcatgacaaataacagttttgtgcgaaatagaatatgaaatattaaaaatgcaattattcagtacgacgtaatggtcaaaactgtcgacttgttGCACCtaccgaacaatattttatgccaactgagttagtccggcttttgtcatttccctgccccggctccgGATAacataaacaaaccaagaggcgtgacagctagccgacatgctaacccgaactgagcagCGTTGCcaggtcttattctcgcctttcgaagcgaaaaatcacacaaactaccccggatcatatcacacggcagcggggttgtcgattgtcttcgccaatcGCAACCCGCCCAGTGGCAAGCAAGTGACAGCTCGTTGTTCCCCTGCTGCCTGctggagagctcgtttgccggggaagcaactAGAGAATGACCACCGGACAAAAcgaccgacgtcggaggagcgcgaagTTGCCCGAGCCGACCCgaagatagtggtctattgccggtgttctgccaaatttttcatccttataatattttgctcccaaagctgatGTGGCTGCGAATAAGACCACTTTTACAACAGTgaaagagcggtgtgcagttgttgtgtgcagctaccatggcaggatgtgtctgaggagaacttttcttcatgtccgtccatgatcaaacgtaagtaaatattcctttatttgaagaaagtttgtagtgtataCTCTGTTATCGctttattcgcggccatttttaacacaaagtcacaatttctgatggggtgggaTTGGTGGGAGTGGGGGTGggagtcacgtcctgttgacttgggggcatttcaggctcACTGTTTATATCAGGTTACTTctttttgatttggggacatttcggggacactttcTGTTGTTATCTGGTCACTTAGGGACATTTTGGGTACACAGCCTGttggtatcaggtcacttcctgttgattcggggacatgtcctattgatatcaggtcatttcccgtTTATTTGGAGAAATTTCAGGGACACATtcttttgatatcaggtcacttccttttgatttggggacatttcggggacacagcttgttgataacaggtcacttcctgtgaatttggggacattttggggacagttCCACttgataacaggtcacttcctgtgaatttggggacatttcggggacacagcttgttgatttctggtcacttcatgttgatttggggaccttTTGGGGGATAGATCCTGTtattaggtcactttctgttgatttcggggacatttcgggaacatgtcctattgatataaggtaatttcctgttgatttgcggaAATTTAGGGACAcattctgttgatatcaggtcacttcctgttgatttgtggacgtTTGGGGGATACACAttgttatcaggtcacttcctcttcatttgtggacatttcgggacatgtcctgttataTCAGGTAaagtcctgttgatttggggacatttgggggttaCACCttgttatcaggtcacttcctgttaatttggagacatttcggggtcacttcctgttgaaatttTGACGTAAATTACCATCAATGGCTTGGATGTACATTGGTGTTAATGACATGGACTTACATGGCTGTGCCGATAAAACGAAGAGAATAAGATGttgaaataaaaagaaaaataaagttgaagaatttaataaatactgtatataagaaCATTAAGTTAAGAAAATAATACATTGGACTTTGCTAGTAACTGGGGCTGTCTGTCTGTGCTCACAGCTTAATCATAAAGTAGGTAGACGAAAACCTAGGAAAAGCAATGGGTTACCTGTCAAAGCTGATGACAAGAAGGTTCATGACAGAAGCATTACTGGCCACATAATCGATTGCCAGCCATAAATCACAGATCACTGGTCCCAGAGCCCACTGACTCATGATGATATAGGTTGTATACAAGTTCATTGATAGAGTGCCAATGGTCAGGTCAGCGAACGCCAAGCTCAGCAAGTAGTAGTTGTTCACAGTCTTCAGCGCCTTATTGatcttgaaggacaccagaaccAGGATGTTCCCAACAACggtaacaagtgaaagtgaCCCAGTGAGGAAGACGATTACTATAACCTGGAGATgaaagaaaacagaaaaaaataagaaggTGGGTTTAATATTCTAACATCGTTCATGAGAGTCAAGTGGAAGAACATTGGCTCCGTTCTATGCTACAAACATTTTAGCGATAACACCATTTGAGAGTTTGAAATCCGCGCTTTCCAGTAATGTTGGCGCCAACGCTCTGCGTCAAATACTTTCGTTTTTaccgtgctttaaagacgccgcgtgtttgaacaggctggcgtgatcataggacttctaactgcaagcttgtgtgtggtcatgtaaCTAACATAAActttataatgatattgacggaacACAGGGCCTAtttatagggggcctgcattgttgccgTGACCGTCAAAGGtgaccaagtggaatcacagacaaagagcttttttcgttaatAAATTCCTGTGAAGAAATGCTtatatctctgaattctttacagatatggacgcaaaacagtctcgattctaggtaaaaagcacacaaaaaacaaaaaaaacaaaaaaaacaaaaaaacaaaaaaaaaaatatatatatatatagttatcatttattttacgcaaatatgtcgaagtacgatgctacgaTGTTAGTCAatctggcggccgccatatgtaaacagagcttttccggtgaaaatttttgtgaataaatgcttaaatctctgaattctttgtgGTTATAgacgtaaaaaagtctcgattcttggtcaaaagcaaaaaaaccgtgcaattagcattttttttacgtAATTATGTCGACGTACAAtggtagtctgttagtcaatgtggcggctgccatatgtatacagagcttttccggtgaaaatttgtgtgaataaatgcttaaatctattaattatttgtagatatggacgtaaaacagtctcaacacttggttaaaagcaacaacaaaaaaaccaaaaaacatgcagttagcatttattttacgtaaatatgtcgacgtACGATGTTAgtttgttagtcaatgtggcagccgccaaatgtaaacagagcttttccagtgaaaattgttgtgaataaacgcttaaattcctgaattctttatagatatgaacgtaaaactgtTTCGAttcttgttaaaagcaaaaaaaaaataaaaaaatgtgcagttagtatttattttatgtaaatatgtcgaagtacgatgttagtctgttagtcaatgtggaagctgccatatgtaaacaagctttttacgttgaaaattcttgtgaataaatgcttaaatccccgaattcttaggtagatatgaacataaaacagtctcaattctttgttaaaagagcaaaaaaccgAAGTGTGTTTCTCTCAAAAAAGTTACTTGACTAAATGCAACGAGTACATACCTAATCATCTGATTGTTACCTGCCAAATTGTGTGTCCTCCTAATGGGTCAAATGTTGCATCTCCCTGCATTAGTGTCCCATTTCCTGGTGATTCAGTGGCGTTCCCCCCATGCCAAATAATATGACTTCCATTGAACTGTTGGGTACTCCA from Corythoichthys intestinalis isolate RoL2023-P3 chromosome 21, ASM3026506v1, whole genome shotgun sequence includes:
- the LOC130909559 gene encoding muscarinic acetylcholine receptor M1-like; the encoded protein is MEETSRSDPAFITTTFDGSYQEVAILSGSVGHWSTQQFNGSHIIWHGGNATESPGNGTLMQGDATFDPLGGHTIWQVIVIVFLTGSLSLVTVVGNILVLVSFKINKALKTVNNYYLLSLAFADLTIGTLSMNLYTTYIIMSQWALGPVICDLWLAIDYVASNASVMNLLVISFDRYFSVTRPLTYRAKRTTKRAMTMICLAWSTSFILWAPAILFWQYIVGERTVPDNECFIQFLSEPIITFCTAIAAFYLPVTVMTTLFWKIYQETEKRAKDIQGLKGSGAGNSQSQNHRSGDSVNKSQKEKSETSTQQMNDGNDEQNQLPSENDKDNSSLPRGMKSRGKFISCFSSHLCSGFKKSNATAAAKRCGDSLNNNDASEEEEEVNDADQTRLSTDEKKTKRPKENNSELNNSQPGDPSPENTSLKEGATVKKFAAKAKTEVNKRKNEKKANDKKAAKTLSAILLAFITTWLPYNIMVLVNTFCEDCIPGTLWALGYWLCYVNSTINPMCYALCNKTFRNTFKSILMCQWNQNKSKPQFNKRNPAACRK